One Brassica napus cultivar Da-Ae chromosome C2, Da-Ae, whole genome shotgun sequence DNA window includes the following coding sequences:
- the LOC106357793 gene encoding probable histone H2A.7: METTGKVKKAFGGRKAGGPKTKSVSKSIKAGLQFPVGRITRFLRKGRYAQRLGGGAPVYMAAVLEYLAAEVLELAGNAARDNKKSRIIPRHLLLAIRNDEELGKLLSGVTIAHGGVLPNINSVLLPKKSAKSTEDVASKSPAKSPKKA, encoded by the exons ATGGAAACCACCGGAAAAGTGAAGAAGGCATTCGGAGGAAGGAAAGCCGGCGGCCCAAAAACCAAATCGGTTTCGAAATCGATCAAGGCCGGTCTCCAATTCCCCGTAGGAAGAATCACTCGTTTCCTGAGGAAGGGACGGTACGCGCAGAGACTCGGTGGAGGAGCCCCGGTTTACATGGCCGCCGTCCTCGAGTACCTCGCAGCCGAA gtTTTGGAGCTTGCTGGTAACGCGGCGAGAGACAACAAGAAGTCGAGGATCATCCCGAGGCATCTTCTCTTGGCGATAAGGAACGATGAGGAGTTGGGGAAGCTTCTGAGCGGAGTCACGATCGCTCACGGTGGTGTGTTGCCTAACATCAACTCTGTGCTTTTGCCTAAGAAGTCTGCCAAGTCGACCGAGGATGTTGCGTCCAAGTCACCAGCCAAGTCTCCTAAGAAGGCTTAA
- the LOC106357795 gene encoding cold-inducible RNA-binding protein, producing MAKRFATQLFVSRLSGYTTDQSLRQLFSPFGQIREARLIKDSQTQRPKGFGFVTFESEDDAQKAMKALDGKIVDGRLIFVEAAKEAESLATDMNTVTKLDENTQGHYKTS from the exons ATGGCTAAGAGGTTCGCAACACAGCTCTTCGTCAGCA GACTATCTGGTTACACAACAGATCAATCGCTAAGGCAGCTGTTTTCACCCTTTGGTCAGATTAGAGAAG CTCGTCTTATTAAGGATTCGCAAACACAGAGACCTAAAGGTTTCGGCTTTGTGACTTTTGAGTCTGAGGATGATGCACAAAAGGCAATGAAAGCTTTAGATGGCAAG ATAGTTGATGGCAGATTGATATTTGTAGAGGCTGCGAAAGAAGCAGAATCACTAGCAACAGATATGAACACAGTAACAAAGCTTGATGAGAACACACAGGGTCATTACAAAACGAGTTAA
- the LOC106357794 gene encoding 40S ribosomal protein S15a-1, giving the protein MVRISVLNDALKSMYNAEKRGKRQVMIRPSSKVIIKFLIVMQKHGYIGEFEYVDDHRSGKIVVELNGRLNKCGVISPRFDVGVKEIEGWTARLLPSRQFGYIVLTTSAGIMDHEEARRKNVGGKVLGFFY; this is encoded by the exons ATGGTGAGAATCAGTGTGCTTAACGATGCTCTTAAGAGTATGTACAATGCGGAGAAGAGAGGGAAGAGGCAGGTTATGATCAGGCCTTCTTCCAAGGTCATCATCAAGTTTCTCATTGTCATGCAGAAACACG GTTACATTGGCGAGTTCGAGTACGTTGATGACCACAGGTCTGGTAAGATTGTGGTTGAGCTTAATGGAAGACTGAACAAATGTGGAGTCATAAGTCCTCGTTTTGATGTTGGAGTTAAGGAGATCGAAGGTTGGACCGCTCGTCTTCTTCCTTCCAGACAG TTTGGTTACATTGTTCTTACAACCTCCGCCGGTATCATGGACCACGAAGAAGCAAGGAGGAAGAATGTTGGTGGAAAGGTCCTTGGATTCTTTTACTGA
- the LOC106357796 gene encoding gibberellin-regulated protein 10, with amino-acid sequence MKMKFAVVPFIVISLLLSSSLFMLSEASPCDGKCNARCSKAGRQDRCLKYCNICCEKCNYCVPSGTYGNKDECPCYRDMKNSKGQPKCP; translated from the exons ATGAAGATGAAATTCGCTGTTGTACCATTCATCGTCATCTCTCTACTCCTCTCATCTTCTTTGTTCATGCTTTCAGAAGCGT CACCATGTGACGGAAAATGCAATGCGAGATGTTCAAAGGCAGGAAGACAAGATCGGTGTCTCAAGTACTGCAATATATGTTGCGAGAAGTGTAACTACTGTGTTCCCTCGGGCACTTATGGAAACAAAGATGAATGTCCATGTTACCGTGATATGAAGAACTCCAAAGGCCAACCCAAATGCCCTTGA
- the LOC106357799 gene encoding ras-related protein RABE1c-like, whose protein sequence is MAAPPARARADYDYLIKLLLIGDSGVGKSCLLLRFSDGSFTTSFITTIGIDFKIRTIELDDKRIKLQIWDTAGQERFRTITTAYYRGAMGILLVYDVTDETSFNNIRNWIRNIEQHASDNVNKILVGNKADMDESKRAVPTSRGQALADEYGIKFFETSARTNLNVEEVFFSLAKDIKQRLTDTDSRAELATIRMSQTDQASGSGQATQNSACCGT, encoded by the exons ATGGCTGCTCCACCAGCTAGAGCTAGAGCCGATTACGACTATCTCATCAAGCTTCTCCTCATCGGTGATAGCG GTGTGGGTAAAAGTTGTTTGCTGTTGAGGTTCTCTGATGGCTCCTTCACCACTAGCTTCATCACCACCATTgg AATTGATTTTAAGATAAGAACTATTGAGCTTGATGATAAACGCATCAAGCTCCAGATTTGGGACACTGCTGGTCAAGAACGTTTTCGCACCATCACCACTG CTTATTACCGTGGGGCAATGGGCATTTTGCTGGTGTATGATGTCACAGACGAAACATCCTTCAACA ACATCAGGAACTGGATTCGTAATATCGAACAGCACGCTTCAGATAATGTCAACAAGATCTTGGTAGGGAACAAAGCTGATATGGACGAGAGCAAGAGG GCTGTTCCAACATCAAGGGGTCAAGCACTTGCTGATGAATACGGAATCAAGTTCTTTGAAACA AGTGCTAGAACAAATCTGAATGTGGAAGAAGTTTTCTTCTCGTTAGCAAAGGACATTAAGCAGAGACTCACTGATACTGACTCCAGAGCAGAG CTTGCGACGATTAGGATGAGCCAAACAGATCAGGCGTCTGGATCCGGACAAGCCACGCAGAACTCTGCATGCTGTGGAACTTAA
- the LOC106357797 gene encoding uncharacterized protein LOC106357797 → MSYESKGFWVLKNNENANEEEDSVYVHHHQPREDAKRPYPWFNDSSSRSETFPNKKQAVVQVQDPGKSNVVGLSLPLWETSSVFQSVSNQFMDRLLGTEMPRPLLFGDRDSRTEPKSYMEDRSVELSISNGAEVVGSCFGGGGDGGSRKLQVSRVKETMSATTHGGLIDGRKMESSSIRACGGRENESSSSSSFVNFAMEGGHPYGNEEDTHGITFGEELNGVGSGNYQSYVQDPDMVYGQETAQTNSDVVSEQPQVAKQSLESLPKSKTSKKEASTSFPSNVRSLISTGMLDGVPVKYVSLSREELRGVIKGSGYLCGCQACDYTKVLNAYAFERHAGCKTKHPNNHIYFENGKTIYQIVQELRNTPETMLFDVVQTVFGSPINQKAFRIWKESFQAATRELQRIYGKEERCF, encoded by the exons ATG tcATATGAAAGCAAAGGCTTCTGGGTTCTTAAGAACAATGAGAATGCAAACGAGGAAGAAGACTCTGTGTATGTTCATCACCATCAACCAAGAGAAGATGCAAAGCGTCCTTACCCTTGGTTTAACGACTCCTCTTCTCGCTCTGAGACCTTCCCAAACAAGAAGCAAGCCGTTGTGCAAGTGCAAGATCCAGGGAAATCAAATGTAGTAGGTCTAAGTCTTCCTCTATGGGAAACTTCATCCGTGTTTCAATCCGTCTCAAACCAGTTCATGGATAGGCTTCTCGGCACTGAGATGCCCAGACCCCTTTTGTTTGGTGACAGAGATAGCAGAACAGAGCCCAAGAGCTATATGGAGGACAGATCTGTGGAGTTGTCTATATCTAACGGGGCTGAAGTTGTTGGAAGCTGtttcggtggtggtggtgatggagGAAGTAGAAAGCTTCAAGTTAGTCGTGTCAAGGAGACGATGAGTGCTACAACACATGGTGGTTTGATAGACGGTAGGAAAATGGAGTCATCTTCGATTAGAGCTTGTGGTGGGAGGGAGAACgagagtagtagtagtagtagctTTGTGAATTTCGCGATGGAGGGTGGTCATCCTTATGGTAATGAGGAGGACACTCATGGGATCACGTTTGGTGAAGAGCTTAACGGTGTTGGCTCTGGGAACTATCAGTCTTATGTTCAAGATCCAGATATGGTTTATGGACAAGAAACCGCACAGACCAACAGCGATGTTGTGAGTGAGCAACCGCAAGTGGCTAAACAGAGTTTGGAATCTCTTCCAAAGAGTAAGACGTCAAAGAAGGAAGCTTCCACAAGCTTTCCTTCGaacgtaagaagcttgatatcaACTGGTATGCTCGATGGCGTTCCTGTGAAGTACGTGTCTCTCTCGCGTGAG GAGCTTCGAGGAGTCATCAAAGGATCAGGCTATCTCTGTGGGTGTCAAGCTTGTGATTATACAAAG GTGCTTAATGCGTATGCATTTGAGAGACACGCGGGATGTAAAACAAAGCATCCAAACAATCATATTTACTTTGAAAACGGGAAGACTATTTATCAGATAGTTCAGGAACTTAGGAACACTCCTGAGACTATGTTGTTTGATGTTGTTCAGACTGTTTTTGGGTCTCCTATCAATCAGAAAGCATTCCGCATATGGAAAG AATCATTCCAAGCAGCAACCAGGGAACTTCAGCGTATCTATGGCAAAGAAGAGCGTTGCTTTTGA
- the LOC106356213 gene encoding zinc finger protein ZAT12-like gives MVAEIKSTVEAKAANCLMLLSRVGQENGGDAKRVFTCKTCLKEFHSFQALGGHRASHKKPNNENLSGLIKKAKTPSSHPCPICGVEFPMGQALGGHMRKHRNENGGGVTLVTRALLPEPTVTTLKKSSSGKRAACLDLSLGMVENLNLKLELGRTVY, from the coding sequence atggttGCGGAGATTAAGTCGACGGTGGAGGCTAAGGCGGCGAACTGTCTGATGCTTTTATCAAGAGTCGGACAAGAAAACGGTGGAGATGCAAAACGCGTTTTCACATGTAAGACGTGTTTGAAGGAGTTTCATTCGTTTCAAGCGTTGGGAGGTCACCGTGCAAGTCACAAGAAGCCTAACAACGAGAATCTGTCTGGTCTGATAAAGAAGGCGAAAACGCCGTCGTCTCATCCTTGTCCCATATGCGGAGTGGAGTTTCCCATGGGACAAGCACTTGGAGGACACATGAGGAAACATAGGAACGAGAATGGCGGCGGCGTCACGTTGGTTACAAGAGCGTTATTGCCGGAGCCGACGGTGACGACGTTGAAGAAGTCGAGTAGTGGGAAGAGGGCGGCTTGTCTTGATCTGAGCTTGGGGATGGTTGAGAATTTGAATCTCAAGTTAGAGCTTGGAAGAACAGTTTattga
- the LOC106356214 gene encoding zinc finger protein ZAT12-like — MVAVSENKSTVEATAANCLMLLSRVGQENGGDYKKRVFTCKTCLKEFQSFQALGGHRASHKKPNNENLSGLIKKAKTPSSHPCPICGVEFPMGQALGGHMRKHRNENGGGVTLVTRELLPDPTVTTLKKSSSGKRVTCLDLSLGMVENLNLKLELGRTVY; from the coding sequence atggttGCGGTTTCCGAGAATAAGTCGACGGTGGAGGCTACGGCGGCGAACTGTCTGATGCTTTTATCAAGAGTCGGACAAGAAAACGGTGGAGATTATAAAAAACGCGTTTTCACATGTAAGACGTGTTTAAAGGAGTTTCAGTCGTTTCAAGCGTTGGGAGGTCACCGTGCAAGTCACAAGAAACCTAACAACGAGAATCTGTCTGGTCTGATAAAGAAGGCGAAAACGCCGTCGTCTCATCCTTGTCCGATATGTGGAGTGGAGTTTCCGATGGGACAAGCTCTTGGAGGACACATGAGGAAACATAGGAACGAGAATGGCGGCGGCGTCACGTTGGTTACAAGAGAGTTATTGCCGGATCCGACGGTGACGACGTTGAAGAAGTCGAGTAGTGGGAAGAGGGTGACTTGTCTTGATCTGAGCTTGGGGATGGTTGAGAATTTGAATCTCAAGTTGGAGCTCGGAAGAACAGTTTattga